The genomic region CAAACTCACGCGCTGTGGGTTGATATACTCCATTTTTTCTTGCACACCTCGTTTGTTGTTTAGAAGCGTGATGATATTACCCAAAAACTCGCTAGGTGTGATAATATGCGCACGGACAAATGGTTCTTTGATTTTTTCTATTTTCTGCACTTCTGGAAGCTGGCTGGGATTTTGCACAAGCGTGAGTGAGCCATCAGTGCCATAGACTTCATAGATGACGGTGGGCGCGGTTGCAATGAGACTTAGCCCAAACTCACGCTCTAGGCGCTCTTTCACCACTTCCATATGTAAAAGTCCTAAGAATCCAACGCGAAACCCAAATCCAAGCGCCACGGAAGTTTCAGGTTCAAAGCTAAGCGCAGAATCATTTAATTTTAGTTTTTTTAGTGCCTCGCGGAGTTCCTCAAATTTATCTGTCTCAATCGGATAAAGTCCCGCAAAGACAAAAGGCTTAGCTGGTTTAAAGCCTTCAATCGCTTCAGTCGTCGGATTCTCAGCATTTGTGAGTGTATCGCCCACAGCGAGTTCATCAAGGCTTTTTAACCCAAGGCACACGATGCCTATCTCGCCGCACTCGATACTTTTTGTAGGGATTTTCTGCACGGGGTGAGGATAGTAAAGCCCTAGAATCTCGTGCTTTTTGCCACTACTCATAATAAGCGTGTTTTGCCCCACTTTGAGTGCGCCATCTTTTAAGCGTACAAGCGCTAGCGCACCTAAATAATTATCAAACCACGAATCATAAATTAACGCTTTTGCTGGTGCGTTTGGTTCGCCATTTGGCGCAGGGATTTTCTCCACGATAGATTCTAAAAGCGCGCCAATGCCAATCCCACTTTTTGCGCTTACTTCTAGCGCGTTTGAGCAATCAAGTCCAATGCTAGATTCTATCTCGTCTTTGACACGCTCACTATCAGCAGCTGGTAAGTCGATTTTATTTATCACGGGTAAAATCTCAAGATTATTTTCAAGTGCGATATACACATTTGCAATCGTTTGCGCTTCCACGCCTTGCGAGGCATCAACGACAAGCAACGCGCCCTCACACGAGCTAAGCGAGCGCGAGACTTCATAGCTAAAATCCACATGCCCGGGTGTGTCGATGAGATTTAGGATATAAGTTTTGCCATTGTGCGGATATTCTAGGCGCACGGATTGCGCTTTTATGGTGATTCCACGTTCTTTTTCTATATCCATCGTATCCATAATTTGGCTTGTCATCTCGCGTTGGCTAACCGCGCCACATTCTTGTATGAGTCTATCAGCAAGGGTTGATTTGCCGTGATCGATATGCGCGATGATAGAAAAGTTACGAATGAGTTCTTGCATACAAAAACCTTTTGTGAGAATCTTTAAGAAAATATAAAAACTTTTAAGTTGCGAATTCTAGCAAACTAACGCTAAAAAGCAGATTTTTTTACAAAGTTTTTGGAGATTTTATGCGTATTTTTCACATTCCTTGCTATAATTCCGCGTTACTCAGCAATACTTGGTAACACGATTTTAACCTTGGGAGAATTGTATGCAAAAAGAAGATAGACAACAAGCAGTAAAGAAGTTTTTTGAGTTTTGCAAAGCAAATGAAGTGGAGTTTATCGACTTTCGCTTTACGGATATTAAAGGCGTGTGGCATCATTTGGCATTTTCAGCAAATGCAGTTGATGAAGGTAGTTTTGATGGAATCCCTTTTGATGGTAGTTCGCTCCCAGCGTGGCAACCGGTAAATAAATCAGATATGGTGCTAATCCCCGACCCGGTGCGTTATTTTATCGATCCATTTACTGCAGATACCACAGCGGTGGTGTTTTGTGATATTTGGGATATTTATAAAAACGAGCCTTATGAGAAATGCCCGCGTTCTATTGCCAAACGAGCTAGCAAATTTTTACAAGAAAGTGGCTTGGGCGATGTGGCGTATTTTGGACCAGAGAATGAATTTTTTGTCTTTGATTCTATAAAGATTAAAGATTCTGTAAATTGCCAGTATTATGAGATTGACACAGAAGAAGGCGAGTGGAATCGCGACAAAGAATTTGAAGGCGTGAATATCGGACATCGCCCCGGCACTAAGGGCGGGTATTTCCCAGTGCCACCGGTAGATTCTATGATGGATTTACGCGCTGAAATGGTAAAAGTGCTCAAGCAAGTAGGCTTAGAAACTTTTGTCGTGCATCACGAGGTGGCACAAGGGCAGGGTGAAATCGGCGTGAAATTTGGTGATATGCTAGAGGCAGCAGATAATGTGCAAAAGCTAAAATATGTCGTCAAGATGGTAGCCCATCTCAATGGCAAGAGCGCGACATTTATGCCAAAGCCGCTGTATTCTGACAATGGAAGCGGAATGCATGTGCATACAAGTATTTGGAAAGATGGCAAGAATCTTTTTGCCGGTAATGCGTATGAAGGCTTAAGTGAGATGGCGTTGCATTATCTAGGCGGTGTGTTAAAGCACGCACGCGCGCTAGCAGCATTTACAAATCCTAGCACCAACTCTTATAAGCGTCTAATTCCGGGATTTGAAGCGCCTAGCATTCTTACATATTCCGCGCAAAACAGAAGTGCAAGTATCAGAATCCCATACAATAGCGGTGAGAAAGCTAAAAGAATGGAATTTAGATTCCCAGATAGTTCAAGTAATCCTTACTTAGCGTTTGCCTCAATGCTAATGGCAGGAATTGATGGAATCCAAAACAAAATCGATCCGGGCAAGCCAATGGAGGTAAATCTTTTCGAGCTTACCCTTGATGAAATCCGTGAAAAAGGCATCAAACAGCTTCCACATACTTTGCGCCACGCGATAGAAGAAATGCTCGTGGATAAAGATTATTTAAAGCGAGGCAATGTCTTTAGCGAAGAATTTATCCAAACCTACAAGCAATATAAGTTTGAAACAGAAATTTGGCCGTGGGAAGGACGCCCACATCCATTTGAGTTTATCACGACTTATAGTTGCTAGAATTTGTTAGCTCTTAAGTTTTCTTAAGAGCTAACTTGATTTTTAAGAGTAGTAAATAATATGTCTATAGATTTCAAAACGACAAAAATTAAGGCAAAGAAAGGGGGGGGGTAGCTTTAACCTCACACTCTAAAAGCACCTCACAATCTCCATCATTTTCAAAAACTTTCCAATCCTCTAAAATTCCTAAAAAGCCATATCATAATGTTAGAAAAAATATTTGATATTTTGCGTGTTTTCCCTGAATCAATAAAATTGATGTTAAGGCTTCCTTATCGTGTTGTAAAATATTTTTTACATCTTTTAAAATTTTTCTTATTGGATTTTAAGATTAAGCATTATTTATATTTAGATTTGCAACAAAAAAAATAATAGAGTATCAATATTAAATACGCCATTAATTATTTCTCTAACTTCTTAATCCTGCGAGGTTTCATCAGCTTCACTATACCTTTATTCGGTTATGATACCCCAATGCTACTATCATAACACTTGATGATAATATTTATTATGCAGATTTTGTAATACAAGGCTTTGGTAGAAAGCTACAAGAAATATCCAAAAGATATACATTGCCATGTTGCAAAGCGCGCATATTTAAAGACTCTAAAAATATTGCTCCTTACTGCAAATGGGAAGTTATCGCCAACAAATGCAATATCTACACAAAGTCTTTTACTCATGGGTAATTCCTCGCTTTATAATTTGCAATTTGGTTTTGCTGGAGTAAAATCTCGCCCCGTAGTATTTAGCTTTTTTACCATAAGAATACGCTATGATAACGCGAATATTTTAAGGCTACATTATTAAGAATCTAAAGGGGAGTGAATGATTTTTGCAAATGCGCGTTGTTGCGACTATCAAGGCGAAAAAACACAATGTATCCAAGTGAAAAATGGGTGTATCCAAAGCATCGCACCAAATTTAGAATCCCTCACACTGGAGGAAAATGAAGAGGTTATCGATATAGATTCCAAGCTTTTGATGCCCGCATTTATCGATCTTAATATTTATCCAAAGGCGCGCACGCTTTCACGCAAGAGCCTTAGCACGCTTTCACTTAAAGCACTTAAAGGCGGATTTAGCACACTTTTGCTTTTGCCACAGACAAGCCCAACTATCGATAGCGAGGCGATTATCGAACTTGTTAAAAGCATAGATTCCACGCTTGAAGCCCATATTTTGCCCTCTATTAAGCCAACTTTTATAGATTCTGAACGCGTGAAACTTACCGACATAAGCAAGCTCTACACTGCAGGCGCACAAGCAATCGCGTTTGAAAGCGACATTGAAGGCAATCTTTTGCTAAGAATCTCACAATATGCCAAAATGCTAAAAATCCCCCTCATTTGCTTCGCGCAAAATGCTTCGCTTGCGCAAGGTGTGGTGAGCGAAGGGGAGTTTGCAAGTAGGCTTGGACTTCCTAGCATTAGTGAAAAAGCGCAAAATATCGAAGTTGTCAAAATATGTGAAATGCTTTTAGGAAGCGAGATTGAAGTGGTTTTTAGCGCACTTAGCGAGCCACGAAGCCTTGAAATTGTCAATCAATACAAAGCGCAGGGCTTGCGAGCACATACTGAAGTAAGCCTGCATCATTTGATATTGAATGAAAGCGTGTGTGAGGATTACAACACTGCGGGCAAGATTAACCCCCCGTTGCTTTGCGAATCTAAGCGTTTGGAGCTTTTGGACGCTTTGCAAAACGATAAAATAGATGTGCTGACAAGCTTGCAGTGCGCGGATTTCAACTCGCAAAAAGATCAAGTTTTTGAACTTGCAAGCTTTGGGATTGATAGCATTGCGTATGGCTTTAGTTTGGCGTATTCTAAGCTAATAAAGCCAAATATTTTAAGCCTAAGTGCGCTTT from Helicobacter himalayensis harbors:
- the lepA gene encoding translation elongation factor 4, with protein sequence MQELIRNFSIIAHIDHGKSTLADRLIQECGAVSQREMTSQIMDTMDIEKERGITIKAQSVRLEYPHNGKTYILNLIDTPGHVDFSYEVSRSLSSCEGALLVVDASQGVEAQTIANVYIALENNLEILPVINKIDLPAADSERVKDEIESSIGLDCSNALEVSAKSGIGIGALLESIVEKIPAPNGEPNAPAKALIYDSWFDNYLGALALVRLKDGALKVGQNTLIMSSGKKHEILGLYYPHPVQKIPTKSIECGEIGIVCLGLKSLDELAVGDTLTNAENPTTEAIEGFKPAKPFVFAGLYPIETDKFEELREALKKLKLNDSALSFEPETSVALGFGFRVGFLGLLHMEVVKERLEREFGLSLIATAPTVIYEVYGTDGSLTLVQNPSQLPEVQKIEKIKEPFVRAHIITPSEFLGNIITLLNNKRGVQEKMEYINPQRVSLQYAIPSNEIVMDFYDKLKSCTKGYASFDYEPIEYREGDLIKLDVRVAGEIVDALSTIVEQSKAYEKGRALVEAMKELIPRQLFEVAIQASVGNKVIARETVKSMGKNVTAKCYGGDITRKRKLLEKQKEGKKRMKAIGKVELPQEAFLAVLKID
- the glnA gene encoding type I glutamate--ammonia ligase: MQKEDRQQAVKKFFEFCKANEVEFIDFRFTDIKGVWHHLAFSANAVDEGSFDGIPFDGSSLPAWQPVNKSDMVLIPDPVRYFIDPFTADTTAVVFCDIWDIYKNEPYEKCPRSIAKRASKFLQESGLGDVAYFGPENEFFVFDSIKIKDSVNCQYYEIDTEEGEWNRDKEFEGVNIGHRPGTKGGYFPVPPVDSMMDLRAEMVKVLKQVGLETFVVHHEVAQGQGEIGVKFGDMLEAADNVQKLKYVVKMVAHLNGKSATFMPKPLYSDNGSGMHVHTSIWKDGKNLFAGNAYEGLSEMALHYLGGVLKHARALAAFTNPSTNSYKRLIPGFEAPSILTYSAQNRSASIRIPYNSGEKAKRMEFRFPDSSSNPYLAFASMLMAGIDGIQNKIDPGKPMEVNLFELTLDEIREKGIKQLPHTLRHAIEEMLVDKDYLKRGNVFSEEFIQTYKQYKFETEIWPWEGRPHPFEFITTYSC
- a CDS encoding amidohydrolase family protein, whose protein sequence is MIFANARCCDYQGEKTQCIQVKNGCIQSIAPNLESLTLEENEEVIDIDSKLLMPAFIDLNIYPKARTLSRKSLSTLSLKALKGGFSTLLLLPQTSPTIDSEAIIELVKSIDSTLEAHILPSIKPTFIDSERVKLTDISKLYTAGAQAIAFESDIEGNLLLRISQYAKMLKIPLICFAQNASLAQGVVSEGEFASRLGLPSISEKAQNIEVVKICEMLLGSEIEVVFSALSEPRSLEIVNQYKAQGLRAHTEVSLHHLILNESVCEDYNTAGKINPPLLCESKRLELLDALQNDKIDVLTSLQCADFNSQKDQVFELASFGIDSIAYGFSLAYSKLIKPNILSLSALSRLFSHNPAKILGLENGSLEVGKKADFMIVDTESSVRVDDIFSPYNGEILSGKISALYADSKLHTLE